The genomic DNA TCTTCATACCGGGGACCCTTGTGCAATGTCGGCGCCAGCATCCGCGCCAGCGCCGTCGACGTTTTTCCGGCGGCCGTTTCGGCCCGCCTTCCACCCGTTTCTGACGGAGTGTGGGAATAGTCAGCAATTATTGCAAAGGCGCGGCCTCTCAGCTACGGAAAAACAGGGGAAACCCCGTATTCCCGCCGCGCTCCGTCGGGAAAAAGCAAAGCCTGCTTACACGGGACTTGTCTTTTGGTGTGACAGGGCGTACGAAATGGCCGCAAGCCTGCGGCCTTTCTCCTACCCCCACAGGCCTTGCGGCGGACGGGACCCGACCCAGTCGCGCAGTTGATCGTGGGCGTGGGCCAGTTGCAGCACCGCCAGGTCGCCGCGCGGCGGCCCGATCAACTGCATGCCCATCGGCAGGCCGGCCGCGCCGAATCCCACCGGCACGCTGATCACCGGGCAGCCGGCCAGCGTCCAGGGCGTGACGGTTTCCATCCAGCGGTGGTAGGTGTCCATCGGCCGCCCCGCGATCTGCCTGGGCCAGTCGAGCTTGGCGTCGAACGGGAACACCTGCGCCGATGGCACCGCCAGGTAATCGACGTCCTCGAACATCCGCAGCACGGCCTGGTACCAGGCGCTGCGCTCCTCGGTGGCCTGGTAGACCTGCCGCGCCGTCATGCCGTCCAGCCCCTCGACTTCCCAGATCAGCGCCGGCTTGACCAGCTTGCGGGTTTCGGGGTTGCGCACCAGGTCGTGGTACTGGCCGCCCACCATCAAGTGCCGGTGCGCCAGCCAGATGCGCCACAGCCGCTCGCCGGCGAACGGCACGCGGTAGTCGTCGACCCGGCAGCCGGCCGCCTGCAGGTCGGCCAGCGCCTGCGCGCACAGGTCCAGGATGCCCGGCTCCATCGGCAGATAGCCGTCCCAGTCGCCCAGCCAGCCGATGCGCTTGCCGCGCAGGTCGGCGTCCAGCGGCTGCGCGAAAACGGCGGGATCGTCGCCCAGCGACAGCGGCGCGCGGGCGTCGTGGCCGGCGATCACCGACAGCATGCGGGCCACGTCGCGCGGCGTGCGGCCCATCGGGCCCTCGTACGACAGTTGCTTGAGGAACACTTCAGTGGACGGCCCGTTGGGCACGCGGCCCGCCGACGGCCGCATGCCGTAGACGTTGCAGAATGCCGCCGGATTGCGCAGCGAGCCGCCGAAGTCGCTGCCGTCGGCCACCGGCAGCATGCGCGCCGCCAGGGCCGCCGCCGCGCCGCCGCTGCTGCCGCCGGCGCTCTTGGTGGCATCGTAGGGATTGACGGTGGTGCCGTAGACGGGGTTGTAGGTGTGCGAACCCAGGCCGAACTCGGGCACGTTGCTGCGGCCGATGAAAATCGCGCCGGCCGCCCGCATCCGTTCGGCCAGGATGGAATCCTGCTGGCTCACCTGGTCCTTGTAGACCAGCGACCCCATCGACGTGACCATGCCGCGCACGGCGGTCAGGTCCTTGGGCGCCTGCGGCATGCCGTGCAGCCAGCCCAGCCACTGCCCGGCGGCCAGTTGCGCGTCGCGCTCGTCGGCTTCGCGCAGCAGTTCAGCGCGCTCGCGCCGCGCCACCAGCGCATTGAGCGCGGGGTTGACCGCATCGATATGGTCCAGGTAGGCCGCCATGACCTCGCGGCAGGATACCCGGCGCTGCCGGATCGCGTCCGACAGCGCATGCGCGGGCATGGCGACGATATCGTTCAGGCGGCCGGCGGCCGCAGGCGTGGCTGCATTCATGGTGTTGTCTCCGCTTTTTTTCTTGGCAGGCCGACGATACTACGCCAATGCCGTGGCGGCCGCGCGCGGGGGCGGCCGACGCCCGCCGGGCCCGGCCCCTGTCCTGGCCGCGTGCCCGGCGCGTCCGCGGCTGTCAGGCCGGCGGGCGGGCGAACACCAGCAGCGTCGACGTGGCCGACGCCAGCAGGCGGCCATCGGCGTCGGTCAGCTTGGCTTCGGCGTAGGCCACGCGCTGGCCGAACGACAGCACCCGGCCCTCGGCCCGCAGCCGGCCGCTGTGGCGCGTGATGGCCTTGTGATAGGCCACCTTCAGTTCCAGGGTGGTGTAGGCCTGCTCGGCCGACAGGCGCGAATGCACCGCGCAGCCGCAGGCCGAATCCAGCAAGGTCGCGGCATAGCCGCCGTGCACCGTGCCGATGGGGTTGTAGGCATGCGGGCCGGGCGTGCCGGCGAACACCGCCAGCCCTTCCTCGGCTTCGACGAAATCGAAATCCAGCGACACCAGGATGCCCGGCTTGCGCCCCGATGCCAGCAGCGCGCGCAATTGCGCCAGGCCGTCCAGGCCGGCGCCGGTCTGGTCGACCAGGCTGGGTTCGCGCCGCGCGGCGCGGTTGGCATCGGTGGACGGGGAAAAGGCGGTCGCGTCGCGGGCGGCGGCGTCCGCGCGGGTCGAATCGGAGGTCATGCGCAATGCTCCGGCAAAGGGAATGGGAAAGCCCGGGAATGGGGAAGCCCGCGGGCGGGGGTATTTATATGACAATCATCATATAGCATCCTTCCCCGCCCGCCGCTTCACCGCGCCTGCGCGTCCTTGCCGATCAGGTCGATCAGGCCGTCCGACAGCGTGCCACGCCAGCTCAGGTAGTCATGGCCGCCGGCCACCTCCTGGTGCGTGACGACATAGCCCTTGGCCCGCAGCACATCGCGCAGGTGGCGGTTGGTCTCGAAGATGCCCGGCTGGCCGGCGCGGCCCGTCTCGAACCGGCCCGCCACCAGGTAGAAGCGGATCGGCAGCTTGCGCACCGCCGCGTATTGGCGCGTCAGCCACTGGTCTTCGCCGCCAGGCTGGCCCCACCAGTAAGAGCCCGACTGGCTCAGCACGTTGCCGAACACTTCCGGGTGGCGCAGCGCGGCGTACGAGGACGCCAGGCCGCCATAGCTGGAGCCGCCGATCACCGTGCGCGCGGCCGGCGCGGCGATGCCCTGGCGCGCCGCCCAGGGCATCAATTCGCGCGCCAGGAACTCGGCGAAGTCCGGATTCGGCGGCAGTTCGACGCCACGGGATTCGGCGGTGGGGTTGGAGATCAGCAGCGCCGCCGTCGGCGGGATCACGCCGGCCGCGATCATGTTGTCGAGGATGGTCGGCGTGGGCACGCGGTTCAGGTACGGACCGGCGTCGAACAGCACCAGCACGTGATTGTCGGCCGCGCCGGGACGCCAGCCGGCCGGGCGATACAGCTGGATATCGCGGGTATTGCCGAGGATGGCGCTGGTGATCGACCGCGTCTGCACCTCGCCCGGCGTCACGCCGGCGCGCGGCGCCACCCAGGGTTCGGGCGCGGCGTCGGCCAGCTCCAGCACCGAGGCGTACTGGAAGGCGTCGATGCCGCGCGCCGGATAGGCCTTGGGGTTGAGCGGGTCGGCCTGCGCCGTCGCCAGGATGGCGCGCCGCCGCGCCGTGTCCGATGCGGGCAGTTCCGGCACGTCGGGCGCCAGCTTGTACGAAAGCCGCGTCGAGCGCGGCAGCACGAAGCTTGCGTACCAGACATCGGACGCACCCAGGCGGGCCAGCATGGTGTGGTCCTGCCCGGGACCGCCGAACAGCCGCACGTTGCGCTCGGCGCCGCGCCACATGAAAGTCACCCGGTCGCGCCCGGCGTCGACCGGCTCCACCAGCGGCGTGCCCTGCTCCGCGATCTCGCGCCAGAACGCGTCGGTATTGCCGCCTCGCGCCAGTTCGCGCGCCAGCGCCGCCAGGCGCGGGCTGTCGATGGCGGGCGCCGGCGCGCGCTGCGCCGCCAGCGGCACGCGTTCGTTCAACGTCCAGCGATAAGCGCCCTGCCCGCTGGCCCGCACGGTATAGCGGCCGTCGGCCGGCGCCACCAGCATCAGGCCGCCGGCCGGCCGCTCGGCATCGCTCAGGCGCCGCAGGTGGCGACCGTCGGCGTCCAGCAGGTCCAGCGTCACGCCAGGCGCGGCCTCCCACTGGCCGGCCACGAATTCGCCCTTGGCCAGGGCCAGCGGCGTATCCGCCGGCGTGCCGGAAGCCACCACGCCTTGCGCGCTTTGGGCCGACGCGGCGCCCGGCCCCGCCGCCAGCGCCAGGGCGAGCCAGCCGGCGCGCCACAGATTGTTTTTTCTGGAATGCATCTTGTTGTTCCCCGGGCGCATGCCGCCCGCGGCGCGCTGGCGCCGCTGCGCGGCCTGCGCGCGGTTTGAGGTTGTCGAAAACGAAATACGTATCATTATTGCTCGAAAGCGGCCCGCGCCATTGAACGGCCCCGCGCCGGGCGCGGGA from Achromobacter xylosoxidans includes the following:
- a CDS encoding amidase, with the translated sequence MNAATPAAAGRLNDIVAMPAHALSDAIRQRRVSCREVMAAYLDHIDAVNPALNALVARRERAELLREADERDAQLAAGQWLGWLHGMPQAPKDLTAVRGMVTSMGSLVYKDQVSQQDSILAERMRAAGAIFIGRSNVPEFGLGSHTYNPVYGTTVNPYDATKSAGGSSGGAAAALAARMLPVADGSDFGGSLRNPAAFCNVYGMRPSAGRVPNGPSTEVFLKQLSYEGPMGRTPRDVARMLSVIAGHDARAPLSLGDDPAVFAQPLDADLRGKRIGWLGDWDGYLPMEPGILDLCAQALADLQAAGCRVDDYRVPFAGERLWRIWLAHRHLMVGGQYHDLVRNPETRKLVKPALIWEVEGLDGMTARQVYQATEERSAWYQAVLRMFEDVDYLAVPSAQVFPFDAKLDWPRQIAGRPMDTYHRWMETVTPWTLAGCPVISVPVGFGAAGLPMGMQLIGPPRGDLAVLQLAHAHDQLRDWVGSRPPQGLWG
- a CDS encoding PaaI family thioesterase; the protein is MTSDSTRADAAARDATAFSPSTDANRAARREPSLVDQTGAGLDGLAQLRALLASGRKPGILVSLDFDFVEAEEGLAVFAGTPGPHAYNPIGTVHGGYAATLLDSACGCAVHSRLSAEQAYTTLELKVAYHKAITRHSGRLRAEGRVLSFGQRVAYAEAKLTDADGRLLASATSTLLVFARPPA
- a CDS encoding alpha/beta hydrolase-fold protein, which codes for MHSRKNNLWRAGWLALALAAGPGAASAQSAQGVVASGTPADTPLALAKGEFVAGQWEAAPGVTLDLLDADGRHLRRLSDAERPAGGLMLVAPADGRYTVRASGQGAYRWTLNERVPLAAQRAPAPAIDSPRLAALARELARGGNTDAFWREIAEQGTPLVEPVDAGRDRVTFMWRGAERNVRLFGGPGQDHTMLARLGASDVWYASFVLPRSTRLSYKLAPDVPELPASDTARRRAILATAQADPLNPKAYPARGIDAFQYASVLELADAAPEPWVAPRAGVTPGEVQTRSITSAILGNTRDIQLYRPAGWRPGAADNHVLVLFDAGPYLNRVPTPTILDNMIAAGVIPPTAALLISNPTAESRGVELPPNPDFAEFLARELMPWAARQGIAAPAARTVIGGSSYGGLASSYAALRHPEVFGNVLSQSGSYWWGQPGGEDQWLTRQYAAVRKLPIRFYLVAGRFETGRAGQPGIFETNRHLRDVLRAKGYVVTHQEVAGGHDYLSWRGTLSDGLIDLIGKDAQAR